One stretch of Candidatus Baltobacteraceae bacterium DNA includes these proteins:
- a CDS encoding alanine--glyoxylate aminotransferase family protein, translating to MKKSLLLLPGPVPVAQPVLEAMARPMINHRGPEFAEMLARIERGLGPVFGTNGDVVLLGSSGTGAMEAAFVNLFSPGDVVLSCPIGVFGKRFASIAQTYGCVVETLDTPAGAALDPQALAARLEADGGKRIAGVLLTHNETSTGVQNDMAALAPILRAHGAITLVDSISGLGASDFRMDDWGYDVVVTASQKAFAAPPGIAMFAASQRAWERMERSAVPRFYFDARKAREFAKSGQTPWTPPISIIYALEVALDRYHAEGQEAVCKRHARYASAVRAALEALGFTIFSRPGAHSVTVIAAYPPDGVDATAFLKRLRERYGVVLSGGQGEFAGKIVRFGTMGDVSEGDVIGAIGAIELTLADLEASATPGAGTRAAIEELAARKPVSA from the coding sequence ATGAAAAAGTCGCTGCTGCTGCTCCCCGGCCCCGTCCCGGTCGCCCAGCCCGTGCTGGAAGCGATGGCGCGGCCGATGATCAACCATCGCGGTCCGGAGTTTGCGGAGATGCTCGCGCGTATCGAGCGCGGACTAGGTCCCGTCTTCGGGACCAACGGCGACGTCGTGTTGCTGGGATCGTCGGGAACCGGCGCGATGGAGGCGGCGTTCGTCAATCTCTTTTCACCCGGCGACGTCGTGCTGTCGTGTCCGATCGGCGTTTTTGGTAAACGCTTTGCGTCGATCGCGCAAACGTACGGCTGCGTCGTGGAAACGCTCGACACGCCGGCCGGAGCGGCACTCGATCCGCAGGCGCTTGCGGCGCGACTCGAAGCCGACGGCGGTAAGCGTATCGCGGGCGTGCTGTTGACGCATAACGAGACGTCCACCGGCGTGCAGAACGACATGGCCGCACTCGCGCCGATTCTTCGCGCGCACGGCGCGATCACGCTGGTCGATTCGATCAGCGGTCTCGGCGCGTCGGATTTTCGGATGGACGATTGGGGTTACGACGTGGTCGTTACCGCCTCGCAGAAAGCGTTTGCCGCTCCGCCGGGCATCGCGATGTTCGCCGCGAGCCAGCGCGCGTGGGAGCGCATGGAGCGCAGCGCGGTTCCGCGCTTTTACTTCGACGCGCGGAAAGCACGCGAGTTTGCCAAGTCCGGTCAGACGCCGTGGACGCCGCCGATATCGATTATTTATGCGCTCGAAGTGGCGCTCGATCGCTATCACGCCGAGGGACAAGAGGCGGTGTGTAAGCGTCACGCGCGCTATGCGAGCGCGGTACGTGCGGCGCTCGAAGCTCTCGGCTTTACGATCTTCTCCCGTCCCGGCGCGCATTCGGTGACGGTGATCGCCGCCTATCCCCCCGACGGTGTCGATGCGACGGCGTTCCTCAAGCGCTTACGGGAGCGCTACGGCGTCGTGCTTTCGGGCGGTCAAGGCGAGTTTGCTGGCAAGATCGTCCGCTTCGGTACGATGGGCGACGTGAGCGAAGGCGACGTCATCGGCGCAATCGGCGCGATCGAGTTGACGCTCGCGGATCTCGAGGCGAGCGCGACGCCGGGCGCCGGCACGCGCGCGGCGATCGAGGAGTTAGCCGCGCGCAAGCCGGTTTCGGCTTAG